In one Acidobacteriota bacterium genomic region, the following are encoded:
- a CDS encoding glycosyltransferase family 2 protein: protein MSVLLYAVAAFWLLFTVTALRNMTAIRPLPSSDDLDRPATVPTVSVVIPTRDDGPSIEETIRRFLDQSDVDLQLIVVNDRSTDGTHERLQSLERQHDRLTAISIETLPDGWLGKTHACHHGAAQANGEWVLFADADTTVTPDVLSRAIRAGQASAAHHVTLFPGEQRGTRLGHAALIPFGLLVLGHAARANRDQPLGFSGVGAFNLVRREAYDAIGGHEALRYEVIDDMKLGMLLQRAGFRTRVYLAHDSVKVRWADSPRAMTRVLSKNGFAMADYSVLINLVGVVGVTVPWLAGWLGWLHMSPAGFLASAAFLTTLLPAAVIGFALGWGPVPVILAPFMTVIIPIAMLRSMWATLRDGGVRWRDTVYPLDRLRREGVPLLLRRR from the coding sequence GTGAGCGTTCTTCTCTACGCGGTCGCGGCGTTCTGGTTGCTGTTTACGGTGACCGCCTTGCGAAACATGACGGCCATCCGCCCACTGCCGTCGTCGGACGACCTGGATCGACCCGCAACCGTGCCCACGGTTTCGGTGGTGATTCCCACCCGAGACGACGGCCCCTCGATCGAGGAGACGATCCGGCGATTCCTGGACCAAAGCGATGTAGATCTCCAGCTGATCGTCGTCAACGATCGTTCCACAGACGGAACCCACGAGCGACTGCAGAGCCTCGAGCGACAACATGATCGGCTAACCGCGATTTCGATCGAGACGCTGCCCGACGGTTGGTTAGGTAAGACCCACGCCTGCCACCACGGCGCCGCGCAGGCGAACGGCGAGTGGGTCTTGTTCGCCGACGCCGACACGACCGTGACCCCCGACGTCCTCTCCCGTGCCATCCGCGCGGGGCAAGCCTCGGCGGCCCACCACGTCACGCTGTTCCCCGGCGAGCAGCGGGGCACGAGGCTGGGTCACGCGGCCCTGATTCCGTTCGGGCTGTTGGTGTTGGGTCATGCCGCTCGCGCCAACCGCGACCAGCCCCTCGGTTTCAGCGGGGTCGGCGCGTTCAATCTCGTGCGGCGTGAGGCGTACGACGCCATCGGCGGGCATGAGGCTCTGCGCTACGAGGTCATCGACGACATGAAGCTGGGGATGCTCTTGCAACGGGCAGGATTCCGCACGCGGGTCTACCTGGCCCACGATTCTGTGAAGGTTCGCTGGGCCGATAGCCCGCGCGCCATGACCCGCGTCCTATCCAAGAACGGCTTCGCGATGGCCGACTACAGCGTGCTGATCAATCTGGTCGGCGTCGTGGGAGTCACGGTCCCGTGGTTGGCCGGCTGGCTGGGTTGGCTGCACATGTCGCCTGCGGGTTTTCTTGCCAGTGCGGCATTCCTGACGACGCTCTTGCCGGCGGCAGTGATCGGCTTCGCCTTGGGTTGGGGGCCCGTGCCTGTGATCCTCGCACCGTTCATGACGGTCATTATTCCGATCGCCATGCTGCGTTCGATGTGGGCGACGCTGCGAGACGGTGGCGTCCGCTGGCGTGACACGGTGTACCCGCTGGATCGTCTGCGTCGCGAAGGCGTTCCGCTCCTGCTGCGCAGGCGCTAG
- the trmB gene encoding tRNA (guanosine(46)-N7)-methyltransferase TrmB yields MCARVVKSGAPKLRLDPERIVERCDWREIFGREGRVEIEIGIGKGRFLLSAAEARPEVLHLGVEWANKYLRMAEERADRRALENVRFARVDANDVVARGIPTASVDAYYVFYPDPWPKKRHRKRRFLRTENAEHLARTLRPGGCLHVATDHDDYWEALEPVFEDHEAFERLDTFGGPEFPLPVDGPLTNYETKYAVEGRSRHRATWRRR; encoded by the coding sequence ATGTGCGCACGAGTCGTCAAGAGTGGAGCCCCGAAGCTTCGATTGGATCCCGAACGGATCGTCGAGCGATGCGATTGGCGTGAAATCTTCGGTCGAGAAGGCCGCGTCGAAATCGAGATCGGGATCGGCAAGGGTCGTTTTCTGCTGTCCGCCGCCGAGGCCCGCCCAGAGGTCCTGCATCTCGGCGTCGAGTGGGCCAACAAGTACCTTCGGATGGCCGAGGAGCGGGCGGACCGCAGAGCGCTCGAGAACGTCCGCTTCGCACGGGTGGATGCCAACGACGTGGTGGCCCGTGGTATCCCGACCGCCAGCGTCGACGCGTACTACGTGTTCTATCCCGATCCGTGGCCGAAGAAGCGACATCGGAAACGTCGTTTCCTCCGTACGGAGAACGCGGAACATCTCGCGCGGACGCTGCGCCCCGGTGGCTGCCTCCACGTCGCGACCGATCACGACGATTACTGGGAGGCGCTGGAGCCCGTCTTCGAGGATCACGAGGCCTTCGAACGTCTCGACACGTTTGGCGGGCCCGAGTTCCCGCTGCCGGTCGATGGCCCCTTGACCAACTACGAGACGAAGTATGCGGTGGAGGGTCGGTCTCGACACCGGGCGACGTGGCGTCGCCGGTAG
- a CDS encoding CRTAC1 family protein encodes MNRPQLRQRFVALLLTSFAMVLFFGTVRGDAQFVEVTSSRGIGPYAQEVGSGSGIAAADFDDDGDIDLFVPTASGMADLLYRNLGDGNFEEIGVAAGVASMQAARGALWVDYDGDHRLDLVVTSDCFELPGDCAGLARVRLFRQVADAVFQDVTVAAGLAGLFPEVPEPHSAGMSAGDINGDGWLDLLISEWAGPTRLMINNTNGTFTAAGAGSGIPQTANNHWQAMMHDFDGDGALDIYSAIDFNSNHLWINDGTGVFTDQAIAAGVDNVMNDMGLSLADWDNDGDFDIYVTNVYTVDKHNVFFRNDSTSGNLVFSEISQSLGVHDGDWGWGTTALDVDNDGWLDIAATNGFSLGEYWPIDPSKLFLNSATTPLAFTNISSTSGFDDTYWGSSLLAFDHDRDGDLDLIQTCNGSAVQPHALRLLDNQGVDASTNNYIVIKPRLAGPNHRAIGAVVRITIGALEMARLITAGTSFMGQEPAEAFFGIGSAVTVDQIMVDWPDGTTTQQSNVASNQVRTIITEPDADSDGTDNGDDCAPLNGQAWNPPGETLDVALSGSGTTTITWSAPAVPGGLSLTYDTIASSAADDFAAAATCLESAGSDTQTVDTEALSPGAVRHILVRATNPCGSGSGGTTSLGVTRALLECP; translated from the coding sequence ATGAATCGACCGCAACTGCGCCAGCGGTTTGTAGCGCTCTTGTTGACGTCATTCGCGATGGTTCTGTTTTTTGGAACCGTCCGCGGGGATGCGCAGTTCGTCGAGGTAACCAGCAGCCGTGGCATCGGTCCCTATGCCCAGGAAGTAGGCTCGGGCAGTGGCATCGCAGCCGCCGACTTCGATGACGACGGCGATATCGATCTGTTCGTGCCTACCGCATCCGGGATGGCCGATCTGCTCTACCGCAATCTCGGTGACGGCAACTTCGAGGAGATCGGCGTTGCTGCCGGAGTTGCTTCGATGCAAGCCGCTCGCGGCGCATTGTGGGTGGACTACGACGGCGATCATCGACTGGATCTGGTCGTGACCAGTGACTGTTTCGAACTTCCGGGCGATTGTGCAGGATTGGCTCGTGTTCGACTCTTCCGGCAGGTTGCCGACGCGGTGTTTCAAGATGTGACCGTTGCGGCAGGCCTGGCTGGGTTGTTTCCGGAAGTTCCTGAGCCGCATTCTGCAGGCATGAGCGCCGGCGATATCAATGGGGATGGTTGGTTGGATCTGTTAATCAGTGAGTGGGCGGGTCCCACACGGCTGATGATCAACAACACCAACGGGACTTTCACGGCTGCAGGAGCCGGCTCTGGCATCCCGCAAACTGCCAATAACCACTGGCAGGCAATGATGCATGATTTCGACGGCGACGGCGCGTTGGATATTTACTCGGCGATCGATTTCAATAGCAACCATCTCTGGATCAACGACGGAACGGGTGTGTTCACCGATCAGGCAATCGCCGCAGGCGTCGATAACGTCATGAACGATATGGGACTGAGTCTTGCTGACTGGGACAATGACGGAGACTTCGACATTTACGTGACGAATGTTTATACCGTCGATAAGCACAACGTGTTTTTTCGTAACGATTCAACTTCCGGCAATCTAGTTTTCAGCGAAATCTCGCAGTCTCTTGGTGTTCATGACGGCGACTGGGGTTGGGGTACGACGGCTCTGGATGTCGACAACGACGGTTGGCTGGATATCGCAGCCACCAACGGGTTTTCACTGGGAGAATACTGGCCGATTGACCCTTCGAAACTCTTTCTTAATTCGGCAACGACGCCTCTGGCCTTTACCAATATCTCGTCTACGAGCGGATTCGACGATACTTACTGGGGCAGCTCCCTGCTGGCGTTCGATCACGACCGTGATGGAGATCTGGACCTTATCCAGACGTGCAACGGTTCTGCCGTGCAACCGCATGCATTGCGGCTCCTGGACAATCAAGGCGTTGATGCATCAACAAACAACTACATCGTGATCAAACCTCGACTGGCTGGGCCAAATCATCGGGCCATTGGCGCGGTCGTACGGATCACGATCGGTGCACTCGAGATGGCACGCCTGATCACTGCCGGAACCAGTTTTATGGGGCAGGAACCTGCGGAAGCGTTTTTTGGAATCGGTTCGGCGGTCACGGTCGATCAAATAATGGTCGACTGGCCAGACGGAACGACGACTCAGCAATCTAACGTCGCCTCCAATCAGGTACGGACGATCATCACTGAACCGGACGCCGACAGCGACGGCACGGACAACGGCGACGACTGCGCACCCCTCAACGGGCAGGCCTGGAATCCTCCGGGTGAGACGCTGGACGTCGCGTTGTCCGGGAGCGGTACAACCACGATTACCTGGAGTGCACCCGCTGTCCCTGGTGGACTTTCACTGACCTACGATACGATCGCCTCGAGTGCTGCAGACGATTTCGCCGCTGCGGCTACGTGTCTGGAATCCGCGGGCTCCGACACCCAGACCGTTGATACCGAAGCGCTTTCGCCCGGGGCGGTCCGTCACATCCTGGTTCGGGCTACAAATCCCTGTGGATCGGGCTCCGGTGGTACAACATCATTAGGGGTAACTCGTGCACTCTTGGAGTGCCCATAA
- a CDS encoding tetratricopeptide repeat protein, with protein sequence MNTRPAGKSPTAGKFLATGLLVTLTIVGCSTGGPTTPARYVASLENTATTGADAASIQYVGLQSCRSCHLGKAATFSATGMGRSFGPMEAGMIRADFVDNNTFVDETGGLHYTMTERDGQYFQRESLLDGQSRPYNVVEHRLIYWVGSNHHSRGYVLEREGRLFQAPVCWYPQTEAWDFCPGFDKHNEHFVRETSQSCVFCHNAVMVAEEGERNRFREPIPHGIDCERCHGPGSLHADRWSDGDHTPDGGVDPSIVHPRRLDATGRNEICYQCHLGDARATERVSRHGSQLADYRPGTPLLDVMVPFRYRQPTEWDFGLSAQADRMLLSRCFTESAGRLECVTCHDPHVTTYDADRPQDLFQRRCLSCHELESCLADPAARAATEPLADDCVQCHMRRAEPDDQRFTEFTDHWIRTNIDVKVKDHRTEFDIEPVFPDSFATLSAGEQAYHEARALFLLADEAPGSQRMAMHERAEVLFAKTLDEGLESRDVHFFRGKNMFNIGRFDDAEPSLRRALELAPSDPEASLTLGQIVLARGDHDEASDLFGDILATDPTHVGALAEAGRVDFARGRRDAAMRRFEQAASLEPESADLQVNWGMVLAADGQWEVAAERAESAVLLAPNSTETWSFYVNVMREMGRESAMRQGQNRLEALRR encoded by the coding sequence ATGAACACCCGCCCCGCAGGAAAATCGCCGACCGCCGGGAAATTCCTCGCCACGGGTCTGCTCGTGACGCTGACGATCGTGGGCTGCAGCACCGGCGGCCCGACGACACCGGCCCGCTATGTCGCCTCGCTCGAGAACACGGCGACGACCGGAGCCGACGCCGCGTCGATCCAGTACGTCGGGCTCCAGAGCTGTCGCTCGTGTCATCTCGGTAAGGCGGCCACGTTCTCGGCGACCGGGATGGGACGATCCTTTGGGCCGATGGAGGCCGGGATGATTCGCGCCGACTTCGTGGACAACAACACATTTGTCGATGAGACCGGCGGACTTCACTACACGATGACCGAGCGAGACGGTCAGTACTTCCAACGGGAGTCGCTGTTGGACGGCCAGTCGCGACCCTACAACGTCGTCGAGCATCGACTGATCTACTGGGTCGGGTCCAACCATCACAGTCGGGGCTACGTGCTGGAACGAGAGGGACGGTTATTCCAGGCACCGGTCTGTTGGTATCCGCAGACGGAAGCCTGGGATTTCTGTCCAGGCTTCGATAAGCACAACGAGCATTTCGTGCGCGAGACATCTCAATCCTGCGTGTTCTGTCACAACGCCGTGATGGTGGCTGAGGAGGGCGAGCGCAATCGCTTCCGTGAACCGATCCCTCACGGGATCGATTGTGAACGTTGCCACGGTCCGGGTTCGCTCCACGCCGACCGCTGGAGTGACGGGGACCACACACCCGACGGCGGGGTCGACCCTTCCATCGTTCACCCGCGCCGACTGGACGCCACGGGGCGCAACGAGATCTGTTACCAGTGCCATCTCGGCGACGCCCGTGCGACGGAACGGGTCTCACGTCACGGCTCGCAACTTGCCGACTATCGACCGGGTACACCTTTGCTCGATGTCATGGTGCCGTTCCGCTATCGACAACCCACGGAGTGGGATTTCGGTCTCTCGGCGCAGGCGGATCGGATGCTGCTAAGTCGATGTTTCACGGAGAGTGCCGGTAGGCTGGAGTGTGTGACCTGTCATGATCCCCACGTCACGACCTACGACGCCGATCGCCCACAAGACTTGTTTCAACGACGTTGTCTCTCGTGTCACGAGCTAGAGAGTTGCCTTGCGGATCCGGCGGCACGAGCCGCCACCGAACCGCTGGCCGACGACTGTGTGCAGTGCCACATGCGTCGCGCGGAACCCGACGATCAGCGCTTCACGGAGTTCACGGATCACTGGATTCGTACCAACATCGACGTGAAGGTAAAGGACCACCGAACGGAGTTCGACATCGAACCGGTGTTTCCCGATAGCTTCGCGACGCTGTCTGCCGGCGAGCAGGCCTATCACGAGGCGCGTGCTTTGTTTCTCCTGGCCGACGAGGCGCCCGGCAGCCAGCGCATGGCCATGCATGAACGTGCGGAGGTGCTGTTTGCGAAGACCCTCGACGAGGGGTTAGAGAGTCGTGACGTTCATTTCTTTCGCGGAAAGAACATGTTCAATATCGGCCGATTCGACGACGCCGAACCCTCGTTGCGACGTGCCCTCGAACTTGCGCCCTCCGATCCGGAGGCCTCCCTCACTCTCGGCCAGATCGTGTTGGCCCGTGGCGATCATGACGAGGCGTCGGATCTGTTCGGAGACATCCTCGCCACGGACCCGACCCATGTCGGCGCCCTCGCCGAAGCCGGGCGCGTCGATTTTGCGCGTGGGCGCAGGGATGCCGCGATGCGGCGTTTCGAACAGGCCGCGTCGCTGGAACCCGAGAGCGCGGACCTCCAGGTCAACTGGGGGATGGTCCTGGCCGCCGACGGTCAGTGGGAGGTTGCGGCAGAGCGGGCCGAGAGCGCCGTCCTGCTGGCCCCCAATTCCACCGAGACCTGGTCGTTCTACGTCAATGTGATGCGAGAAATGGGACGCGAGTCGGCGATGCGTCAGGGTCAGAACCGGCTTGAAGCGCTGCGCCGATAG